In Passer domesticus isolate bPasDom1 chromosome 7, bPasDom1.hap1, whole genome shotgun sequence, one genomic interval encodes:
- the TMED5 gene encoding transmembrane emp24 domain-containing protein 5: MGPRPPLLLLLLACLALLPPPRAAEFSPSLDSDFTFTLPAGRKECFYQPMRKEASLELEYQVLDGAGLDVDFHLLSPKGETLVFDERKSDGVHTVETEDGDYMFCFDNTFSTISEKVIFFELILDNMGEDGQDEEDWKKYVTGTDLLDMKLEDILESINSVKARLSKSVQIQTLLRAFEARDRNIQESNFDRVNFWSMVNLGVMVVVSAVQVYMLKSLFEDKRKSRT, translated from the exons AtggggccgcggccgccgctgctgctgctgctgctggcgtgcctggcgctgctgccgccgccccgcgccgccgagTTCAGCCCCTCCCTGGACAGCGACTTCACCTTCACGCTGCCCGCCGGCCGCAAGGAGTGCTTCTACCAGCCCATGCGCAAGGAGGCCTCGCTGGAGCTCGAGTACCAG GTTCTAGATGGAGCAGGATTAGATGTTGATTTTCATCTACTCTCCCCAAAAGGTGAAACTCTAGTTTTTGATGAAAGAAAATCAGATGGAGTTCATAC AGTGGAAACAGAAGATGGGGATTACATGTTCTGCTTTGACAACACGTTCAGCACCATTTCAGAAAAGGTGATTTTCTTTGAATTGATCCTGGACAATATGGGAGAAGATGGTCAAGATGAGGAAGATTGGAAGAAGTACGTTACAGGCACAGATCTCCTAGACATGAAGCTGGAAGATATTCTG GAATCCATCAACAGTGTCAAAGCCAGATTAAGCAAAAGTGTCCAGATTCAGACCCTGCTCAGAGCATTTGAGGCTCGTGACCGAAACATACAAGAAAGCAACTTTGACAGAGTGAATTTCTGGTCCATGGTCAACTTGGGAGTAATGGTGGTGGTATCAGCTGTTCAGGTTTACATGTTGAAAAGTCTCTTTGAAGATAAGAGGAAAAGTAGAACTTAA